In the Colwellia sp. 20A7 genome, one interval contains:
- a CDS encoding LysR family transcriptional regulator encodes MITNLDDLLLFVVLVEAGTFTAGAKKLNMPKSTLSRRLAQLEDKLGSELLIRTTRNQTLTESGRLLYCACKNHIDALSKVEEKIGSLIDQPQGNLNILLPLEFFNKVISTLIVDFVQLYPKIALNCQHYSAAMPEFDHHYDLCFVLHEQTLPASNWIGKELLSFPQSIYASSEFDTRNIKTPEDLSQYPCILSEDGQPWFFRDNNKLQAVYGQNRITLSSPEMRLQATQKNLGLCKLADYVLQSSSQKEQLQRLSLTKKPTAQRLSVLYQSRNVAMKTRIFLDFFQSNIGQLL; translated from the coding sequence ATGATAACTAATTTAGATGATCTATTACTTTTTGTTGTATTAGTAGAAGCCGGGACTTTCACCGCTGGCGCCAAAAAACTCAACATGCCTAAATCAACATTAAGTAGGCGGCTAGCGCAGTTAGAAGATAAGTTAGGTAGTGAGCTATTGATACGTACTACACGTAACCAAACGTTAACAGAAAGCGGGCGCTTACTTTATTGTGCTTGTAAAAACCACATTGATGCGTTGAGCAAAGTGGAAGAGAAAATTGGCTCATTGATAGACCAGCCACAAGGTAATTTGAATATTCTATTACCGTTAGAATTCTTCAATAAAGTGATCAGTACGTTGATTGTAGACTTTGTGCAGTTATATCCAAAAATAGCCTTGAACTGTCAACATTACTCAGCAGCAATGCCTGAATTTGATCATCATTACGACTTATGTTTTGTGTTGCACGAGCAGACATTACCAGCATCTAATTGGATAGGAAAAGAACTGTTAAGTTTTCCTCAATCTATTTATGCGTCATCAGAATTTGATACGCGCAACATTAAAACGCCAGAAGATTTATCTCAATATCCCTGTATTCTATCGGAAGATGGCCAGCCATGGTTTTTTCGTGATAATAATAAGTTACAAGCTGTTTATGGTCAGAACCGCATTACACTTTCTAGTCCTGAAATGCGTTTACAGGCGACTCAGAAAAATCTTGGTTTGTGTAAGCTTGCTGATTATGTTTTACAGTCTTCGTCTCAAAAAGAGCAGCTACAACGTTTATCATTAACTAAAAAACCGACTGCGCAACGTTTAAGCGTGCTGTATCAAAGTAGAAATGTTGCGATGAAAACCCGCATTTTCTTGGATTTTTTTCAAAGTAATATTGGTCAATTACTTTGA
- the trxA gene encoding thioredoxin, producing the protein MTVQTQLNTVKAITAEEYETEVLQFEGDILVDFYAPWCGPCKMIAPVVEQIAQENESLKVVKIDADNSQELMIKYGIRGLPTLLLLKNGEPIATNVGASSVSKIRAFVNQ; encoded by the coding sequence ATGACTGTTCAAACACAATTAAATACCGTTAAAGCCATCACTGCAGAAGAATATGAAACAGAGGTACTGCAATTTGAAGGAGATATTCTGGTTGATTTTTACGCCCCTTGGTGTGGGCCGTGTAAAATGATTGCGCCTGTAGTAGAGCAAATAGCACAAGAAAACGAAAGCCTTAAAGTAGTTAAAATTGACGCAGATAATAGTCAAGAGCTAATGATAAAATATGGTATTAGAGGTCTTCCAACACTGTTGTTATTAAAAAATGGAGAGCCAATTGCAACCAATGTAGGGGCTTCATCGGTCAGTAAAATTAGAGCTTTCGTTAATCAATAA